From the Kogia breviceps isolate mKogBre1 chromosome 15, mKogBre1 haplotype 1, whole genome shotgun sequence genome, one window contains:
- the LOC136792635 gene encoding serpin B8 isoform X6 has translation MAHLFIKMSACMMACISRPSLMDDLCEANGAFAINLLKLLGEKDTLRNVFFSPLSLSSALTMVLMGAKGNTAAQMSQALCLNKGGDIHQGFQSLLMELNRSGPQCLLRTANRLFGEKACDFLPAFKESCQKFYQADLEELSFSKDTEGCRKHINDWVMEKTEGKISEILRAGAIGPLTQLVLVNAIYFKGKWNEQFDRKHTRGMTFKTNKEKKTVQMMFQEAQLKMGYVEEVHAQVLELPYVEGELSMLILLPDDNTDLAVGGAS, from the exons ATGGCCCATCTGTTTATAAAAATGAGTGCATGCATGATGGCGTGTATCTCTAG ACCTTCACTGATGGATGACCTCTGTGAAGCAAATGGCGCTTTTGCCATCAACTTATTAAAACTGCTGGGTGAAAAGGACACCTTGCGAAACGTGTTCTTCTCTCCCCTGAGCCTCTCCTCTGCCCTGACCATGGTCTTAATGGGGGCCAAAGGAAACACTGCGGCGCAGATGTCCCAG GCACTTTGTTTGAACAAAGGTGGAGATATTCACCAAGGATTCCAGTCACTTCTCATGGAATTGAACAGATCTGGCCCTCAGTGCTTGCTCAGAACTGCCAACAGACTCTTTGGGGAAAAGGCGTGTGATTTCCTGCCA GCTTTTAAGGAATCCTGCCAGAAGTTCTATCAGGCAGACCTGGAGGAACTGTCCTTTTCTAAAGACACTGAAGGATGCAGGAAACACATAAATGACTGGGTGATGGAGAAGACTGAAG GAAAGATTTCAGAGATACTGAGGGCTGGGGCAATCGGTCCTCTGACTCAGCTGGTCCTCGTGAATGCAATCTATTTCAAAGGAAAGTGGAATGAGCAATTTGACAGAAAGCACACAAGGGGAATGACCTTTAAAACCAACAAG GAGAAGAAGACAGTGCAGATGATGTTTCAGGAAGCTCAGTTGAAAATGGGGTATGTGGAGGAGGTGCACGCCCAGGTCCTGGAGCTGCCCTACGTGGAGGGGGAGCTGAGCATGCTCATCTTACTGCCTGATGACAACACGGACCTCGCTGTG gGAGGGGCTAGTTGA
- the LOC136792635 gene encoding serpin B8 isoform X4 — protein MAHLFIKMSACMMACISRPSLMDDLCEANGAFAINLLKLLGEKDTLRNVFFSPLSLSSALTMVLMGAKGNTAAQMSQALCLNKGGDIHQGFQSLLMELNRSGPQCLLRTANRLFGEKACDFLPAFKESCQKFYQADLEELSFSKDTEGCRKHINDWVMEKTEGKISEILRAGAIGPLTQLVLVNAIYFKGKWNEQFDRKHTRGMTFKTNKEKKTVQMMFQEAQLKMGYVEEVHAQVLELPYVEGELSMLILLPDDNTDLAVNPRLASRSDDPRLPHFSSIRVLSRALPPFCRTSSQTHGGKGTYI, from the exons ATGGCCCATCTGTTTATAAAAATGAGTGCATGCATGATGGCGTGTATCTCTAG ACCTTCACTGATGGATGACCTCTGTGAAGCAAATGGCGCTTTTGCCATCAACTTATTAAAACTGCTGGGTGAAAAGGACACCTTGCGAAACGTGTTCTTCTCTCCCCTGAGCCTCTCCTCTGCCCTGACCATGGTCTTAATGGGGGCCAAAGGAAACACTGCGGCGCAGATGTCCCAG GCACTTTGTTTGAACAAAGGTGGAGATATTCACCAAGGATTCCAGTCACTTCTCATGGAATTGAACAGATCTGGCCCTCAGTGCTTGCTCAGAACTGCCAACAGACTCTTTGGGGAAAAGGCGTGTGATTTCCTGCCA GCTTTTAAGGAATCCTGCCAGAAGTTCTATCAGGCAGACCTGGAGGAACTGTCCTTTTCTAAAGACACTGAAGGATGCAGGAAACACATAAATGACTGGGTGATGGAGAAGACTGAAG GAAAGATTTCAGAGATACTGAGGGCTGGGGCAATCGGTCCTCTGACTCAGCTGGTCCTCGTGAATGCAATCTATTTCAAAGGAAAGTGGAATGAGCAATTTGACAGAAAGCACACAAGGGGAATGACCTTTAAAACCAACAAG GAGAAGAAGACAGTGCAGATGATGTTTCAGGAAGCTCAGTTGAAAATGGGGTATGTGGAGGAGGTGCACGCCCAGGTCCTGGAGCTGCCCTACGTGGAGGGGGAGCTGAGCATGCTCATCTTACTGCCTGATGACAACACGGACCTCGCTGTG aATCCACGTCTTGCTTCCCGTTCAGATGATCCCCGGTTGCCCCATTTTTCTTCCATCAGAGTTCTGAGCCGTGCTTTGCCTCCCTTTTGTCGAACAAGTTCTCAAACTCATG GTGGAAAAGGCACTTACATATGA
- the LOC136792635 gene encoding serpin B8 isoform X1 codes for MAHLFIKMSACMMACISRPSLMDDLCEANGAFAINLLKLLGEKDTLRNVFFSPLSLSSALTMVLMGAKGNTAAQMSQALCLNKGGDIHQGFQSLLMELNRSGPQCLLRTANRLFGEKACDFLPAFKESCQKFYQADLEELSFSKDTEGCRKHINDWVMEKTEGKISEILRAGAIGPLTQLVLVNAIYFKGKWNEQFDRKHTRGMTFKTNKEKKTVQMMFQEAQLKMGYVEEVHAQVLELPYVEGELSMLILLPDDNTDLAVVEKALTYEKFRAWTNPEKLTKVKVQVFLPRLKLEESYDLEAFLRSLGMTDAFEEAKADFSGMSAKKNVPMSKVVHKCFVEVNEEGTEAAAATAVATNSLGSRVGPRFCADHPFLFFIRHRETNSTLFCGKFSSP; via the exons ATGGCCCATCTGTTTATAAAAATGAGTGCATGCATGATGGCGTGTATCTCTAG ACCTTCACTGATGGATGACCTCTGTGAAGCAAATGGCGCTTTTGCCATCAACTTATTAAAACTGCTGGGTGAAAAGGACACCTTGCGAAACGTGTTCTTCTCTCCCCTGAGCCTCTCCTCTGCCCTGACCATGGTCTTAATGGGGGCCAAAGGAAACACTGCGGCGCAGATGTCCCAG GCACTTTGTTTGAACAAAGGTGGAGATATTCACCAAGGATTCCAGTCACTTCTCATGGAATTGAACAGATCTGGCCCTCAGTGCTTGCTCAGAACTGCCAACAGACTCTTTGGGGAAAAGGCGTGTGATTTCCTGCCA GCTTTTAAGGAATCCTGCCAGAAGTTCTATCAGGCAGACCTGGAGGAACTGTCCTTTTCTAAAGACACTGAAGGATGCAGGAAACACATAAATGACTGGGTGATGGAGAAGACTGAAG GAAAGATTTCAGAGATACTGAGGGCTGGGGCAATCGGTCCTCTGACTCAGCTGGTCCTCGTGAATGCAATCTATTTCAAAGGAAAGTGGAATGAGCAATTTGACAGAAAGCACACAAGGGGAATGACCTTTAAAACCAACAAG GAGAAGAAGACAGTGCAGATGATGTTTCAGGAAGCTCAGTTGAAAATGGGGTATGTGGAGGAGGTGCACGCCCAGGTCCTGGAGCTGCCCTACGTGGAGGGGGAGCTGAGCATGCTCATCTTACTGCCTGATGACAACACGGACCTCGCTGTG GTGGAAAAGGCACTTACATATGAGAAGTTCAGAGCCTGGACAAATCCAGAAAAGCTGACTAAGGTTAAAGTTCAAGTTTTTCTTCCCAGATTAAAGCTGGAGGAGAGTTATGACTTGGAGGCTTTTCTTCGAAGTTTAGGAATGACTGATGCTTTTGAGGAAGCCAAGGCCGACTTTTCTGGAATGTCAGCCAAGAAGAACGTGCCCATGTCCAAGGTCGTGCACAAGTGCTTTGTTGAGGTCAATGAGGAGGGCACGGAGGCAGCTGCGGCCACTGCCGTGGCC
- the LOC136792635 gene encoding serpin B8 isoform X3 → MAHLFIKMSACMMACISRPSLMDDLCEANGAFAINLLKLLGEKDTLRNVFFSPLSLSSALTMVLMGAKGNTAAQMSQALCLNKGGDIHQGFQSLLMELNRSGPQCLLRTANRLFGEKACDFLPAFKESCQKFYQADLEELSFSKDTEGCRKHINDWVMEKTEGKISEILRAGAIGPLTQLVLVNAIYFKGKWNEQFDRKHTRGMTFKTNKEKKTVQMMFQEAQLKMGYVEEVHAQVLELPYVEGELSMLILLPDDNTDLAVNPRLASRSDDPRLPHFSSIRVLSRALPPFCRTSSQTHGKCKNLKGNPGVFIRGNIP, encoded by the exons ATGGCCCATCTGTTTATAAAAATGAGTGCATGCATGATGGCGTGTATCTCTAG ACCTTCACTGATGGATGACCTCTGTGAAGCAAATGGCGCTTTTGCCATCAACTTATTAAAACTGCTGGGTGAAAAGGACACCTTGCGAAACGTGTTCTTCTCTCCCCTGAGCCTCTCCTCTGCCCTGACCATGGTCTTAATGGGGGCCAAAGGAAACACTGCGGCGCAGATGTCCCAG GCACTTTGTTTGAACAAAGGTGGAGATATTCACCAAGGATTCCAGTCACTTCTCATGGAATTGAACAGATCTGGCCCTCAGTGCTTGCTCAGAACTGCCAACAGACTCTTTGGGGAAAAGGCGTGTGATTTCCTGCCA GCTTTTAAGGAATCCTGCCAGAAGTTCTATCAGGCAGACCTGGAGGAACTGTCCTTTTCTAAAGACACTGAAGGATGCAGGAAACACATAAATGACTGGGTGATGGAGAAGACTGAAG GAAAGATTTCAGAGATACTGAGGGCTGGGGCAATCGGTCCTCTGACTCAGCTGGTCCTCGTGAATGCAATCTATTTCAAAGGAAAGTGGAATGAGCAATTTGACAGAAAGCACACAAGGGGAATGACCTTTAAAACCAACAAG GAGAAGAAGACAGTGCAGATGATGTTTCAGGAAGCTCAGTTGAAAATGGGGTATGTGGAGGAGGTGCACGCCCAGGTCCTGGAGCTGCCCTACGTGGAGGGGGAGCTGAGCATGCTCATCTTACTGCCTGATGACAACACGGACCTCGCTGTG aATCCACGTCTTGCTTCCCGTTCAGATGATCCCCGGTTGCCCCATTTTTCTTCCATCAGAGTTCTGAGCCGTGCTTTGCCTCCCTTTTGTCGAACAAGTTCTCAAACTCATG gaaaatgcaAGAATTTGAAGGGAAATCCTGGTGTGTTTATAAGAGGAAATATCCCTTAG